CCTGACGGTCGACTCCGTCACACCCGCGTCGAAGCGCCCCACCTTTACAAAGAGTCTCCCCTCGGCTGGATTCCGAAGGAATGGGAAGTGGTTCGGCTTGATATGGTTTCTGAGGTTGACCGCGGAAAATTCACAGTCAGGCCAAGAAATGATCCTCGGTTCTACGGCGGACAATACCCCTTTATACAAACAGGTGATGTCGCGTTTGCTGGAGGGCGAACGCTTAAAAGCTACGCTCAAAGCCTTAATGAGCTTGGATTGTCAGTGAGCAAGTTATTCCCTCCGGGCACAATCATGGTCACAATTGCAGCCAATATTGCTGATACGTGCATCCTTGGGATGCCGATGTGTGCGCCCGATAGCCTTGTGGGGGTTCAGCCCAAGACGCGAGAGGATGCGAGGTTTATTGAACTCAGCATACGGCGGCGAAAATCCTGGTTGGAGTCTCGCGCTCCTCAGACGGCACAGAGAAATATCAACCTTGAAGACCTGCGCCCGTTAATAATTCCGTGGCCTAAGGGGTGGGAGCGATCGCGGATTTCTGAGATATACGAAACACAGGATTCTGCGATAAGAGCTTGCGAAGAGCAGCTTGCGAAACTCCAGAAAGAAAAGCAGGGCCTCATGCACGACCTCCTTTCTGGAAGGGTGAGGGTGGATGGGTGAAGTGTGAAAGAAACAAATTGGGATGGGTGAGGGCGGAAGTGTGAAGGATGAAATGAAGGCGGGAGCGAAGGAGAACTTTCTTCGTCGAACTTCGCCCGTCTCTCTTCCAGATCGGACTTTTGAGTTTGCCCGACAAATCGTGAGGCTGTGTCTTGTTCTGGAGAGCAAGCAAGGGGTCTCGCGCACGCTTTGTCGCCAGCTCTTGCGATCGGGAACCTCCATCGGCGCGAATGTAGAGGAAGGCCAGGCCTCACAAAGTGAAGCAGACTTCCTCAGCAAGTATTCCATCG
The DNA window shown above is from Nitrospira tepida and carries:
- a CDS encoding restriction endonuclease subunit S, whose protein sequence is MGQSPQSSCINTGERGLPFLQGCAEFGKRVPAAKLHCSPPLRVAKSGSVLMSVRAPVGTTNFADMDYCIGRGLGAVSAKQDVADNIFLLHAIEQNVGFLHRRSQGSTFLAIGSKDLSALPVPSLALGMQRRIAEILSTVDEAIEQTEALIAKYQQIKAGLMHDLFTRGVTPDGRLRHTRVEAPHLYKESPLGWIPKEWEVVRLDMVSEVDRGKFTVRPRNDPRFYGGQYPFIQTGDVAFAGGRTLKSYAQSLNELGLSVSKLFPPGTIMVTIAANIADTCILGMPMCAPDSLVGVQPKTREDARFIELSIRRRKSWLESRAPQTAQRNINLEDLRPLIIPWPKGWERSRISEIYETQDSAIRACEEQLAKLQKEKQGLMHDLLSGRVRVDG
- a CDS encoding four helix bundle protein, whose translation is MKDEMKAGAKENFLRRTSPVSLPDRTFEFARQIVRLCLVLESKQGVSRTLCRQLLRSGTSIGANVEEGQASQSEADFLSKYSIACKEARETHYWLRLLASVKLVDPARLSVMTDECNELIAILTSICKKLRGRRP